A window of Oceaniferula marina contains these coding sequences:
- a CDS encoding DUF1573 domain-containing protein, whose product MRTSTIATALMACLAFCLCSSVSLADRGFSFVQNRIAVTVKPEDKLVSIPFEFENKTKRTITIARYDSACSCISARVTKPLGKMTYKPGEKGQITVDFELKNFQGLQEKTLLLWTKDDPAEAPSSVLTSAITIPELFKVEPKTLFWEQNGEKTAKTFKITIPHDQPIKILELEGSNQQFPYTLKTITEGREYEISVTPTDVSSPSMGVIKLTTDSKIPRYRRHQAFVCVRRPELVKPKPVTP is encoded by the coding sequence ATGCGCACCTCTACGATCGCTACCGCCCTGATGGCTTGTCTGGCCTTTTGTCTTTGTTCCTCTGTCTCACTCGCTGACCGGGGCTTCAGTTTTGTTCAGAACCGGATTGCGGTCACGGTGAAGCCGGAAGATAAACTGGTGTCGATTCCCTTTGAATTTGAGAACAAGACCAAACGAACGATCACCATTGCACGTTACGACTCTGCTTGCTCCTGTATCAGTGCCCGGGTGACCAAGCCTCTGGGCAAGATGACCTACAAGCCAGGAGAGAAGGGGCAGATCACCGTTGATTTTGAATTGAAGAATTTCCAGGGGCTCCAGGAAAAAACCTTATTGCTCTGGACCAAGGATGACCCTGCTGAAGCGCCCTCGTCGGTGCTGACCTCGGCGATTACCATCCCCGAGTTGTTTAAGGTGGAGCCTAAAACTTTGTTCTGGGAGCAGAACGGTGAGAAAACGGCCAAAACTTTCAAGATCACCATTCCACATGATCAGCCGATCAAGATCCTCGAGCTGGAGGGGAGCAATCAACAATTCCCCTACACCTTGAAAACCATCACCGAAGGGCGCGAATACGAGATTTCAGTCACTCCGACAGATGTCAGTAGCCCTTCGATGGGGGTTATCAAACTTACCACGGATTCCAAGATTCCCCGGTATCGACGCCACCAGGCATTTGTCTGTGTGCGCCGGCCGGAGCTGGTTAAGCCGAAACCTGTGACCCCTTGA
- a CDS encoding sulfatase family protein, with amino-acid sequence MSKNLNRKGFHLLNNWLIRTVVCLCAMSGLAQSEQRPHIILFISDDHGWNDSGAYGDGYIKTPSINQLAAEGMKLTHAYAATPLCSPSRCVIQTGLMPHRNGGHKFGTPIQSGIMTMPEYFKKAGYYTAHFGKFHHNPRKRFPYQHIRKDETAAASFLMNYKRKQPLFLVVCSHPPHTPWVKNEIYDPSKIKLPPNFVDTPETREDRARYYSDVTLMDQMLGSVINVVDQKGWKDETLLIYTTDQGSNWPFSKWCVYDGGLRVPLIARWPGEIDPGSIAGGMVSLADLLPTCLNAAGEEIPAGIDGKSFLPMLRGQRTSHREGVFGTHTGNDNGGPGIANACPARTLRTEHFRYIVNLSPETPFTTHITGCKSGPHYLPHWDSWLKKAEKDPHAAQLVRRYLKRPQEELYDYRKDPFELNNLASHPEYAHVMKSMRVQLLEWCESQKDTEGVKVLNPLR; translated from the coding sequence ATGTCGAAGAACTTAAACCGGAAGGGGTTCCATTTGTTAAACAATTGGCTGATAAGGACGGTAGTATGTTTGTGTGCCATGTCGGGTTTGGCGCAGTCGGAGCAACGTCCGCACATCATCCTGTTCATTTCTGATGACCATGGGTGGAATGATTCCGGTGCCTATGGGGATGGGTATATCAAGACGCCGAGTATCAATCAACTGGCTGCTGAGGGAATGAAGTTGACCCATGCTTATGCGGCCACTCCCTTGTGTAGTCCGTCACGTTGCGTTATTCAGACGGGCCTGATGCCCCATCGGAATGGTGGACATAAATTTGGCACTCCGATTCAATCGGGGATCATGACCATGCCTGAGTATTTCAAGAAGGCGGGCTATTACACCGCGCATTTTGGCAAATTTCATCATAATCCGAGAAAGCGTTTCCCATATCAGCATATTCGGAAGGACGAGACAGCGGCGGCATCCTTTCTGATGAATTATAAGCGGAAGCAGCCCTTGTTTCTTGTGGTATGCTCCCATCCACCGCACACGCCCTGGGTAAAAAACGAGATTTATGATCCATCGAAAATCAAACTGCCGCCCAATTTTGTAGATACGCCGGAAACCCGGGAAGATCGGGCGAGGTATTACAGTGATGTGACTCTGATGGACCAAATGCTGGGTTCTGTCATCAATGTGGTGGATCAAAAAGGTTGGAAAGACGAGACCCTGTTGATTTACACGACGGATCAGGGGTCCAATTGGCCCTTTTCGAAATGGTGTGTGTACGATGGTGGACTCCGTGTCCCCTTGATTGCCCGTTGGCCGGGAGAGATCGATCCGGGCTCGATTGCCGGGGGCATGGTGAGTTTAGCTGACTTGTTGCCCACCTGTTTGAATGCGGCGGGTGAAGAGATACCCGCAGGGATCGACGGCAAGAGTTTTTTGCCGATGTTGCGCGGTCAGCGGACCAGCCATCGTGAAGGAGTGTTTGGAACGCACACTGGAAATGATAACGGAGGCCCAGGAATTGCCAACGCATGCCCGGCGCGAACGCTCAGGACCGAACATTTCCGTTATATTGTCAATCTTTCACCCGAAACGCCCTTCACGACTCATATTACCGGCTGTAAGTCCGGACCGCATTATTTACCCCATTGGGATTCTTGGCTCAAGAAGGCGGAGAAAGATCCACATGCGGCACAGCTGGTTCGACGCTACCTCAAGCGGCCTCAAGAAGAACTCTATGACTACCGGAAGGATCCATTTGAATTAAATAATTTGGCTTCCCATCCGGAATACGCACATGTGATGAAATCAATGAGAGTACAATTGCTCGAGTGGTGCGAAAGCCAAAAGGACACGGAGGGAGTAAAGGTGTTGAACCCTCTGCGCTAG
- a CDS encoding xylose operon transcription regulator XylR, protein MNRLPEVRLLLETSLEYGRSLLRGCALYARHYGPWSLHVEPGHFRETPKLTNSSTPGGIIARIHSASDAKAILKSKKPAVLLEPSNSDPELTSIYEKFHEIRTDSKNIADMAADHLISQGLMQFAFYGQNNCPWSQGRQEVFTSYLESQSLSCSVFNEDHDKTNNQRLKQWLLSLPHPTGLMACNDILGQQVLKACAEANLSVPDQISVIGVDNDELVCELSSPPLTSIVLDTKNAGYEAAKLIDQLMSGHLPENKQIIPVKAIRVEVRRSSEPVIQDDPLVATAIRYIKDHIARLDGVPNVCSHVGVSRRTLERAFNRNLDHGIYEEINQHRLTRAKNLLEKTDLKIHQVAKASGFAHVQPMSRLFHLREKCTPLEYREKHSSQS, encoded by the coding sequence ATGAACCGATTACCCGAAGTAAGACTTCTACTAGAAACCTCGTTGGAATACGGGCGCAGCCTGCTGCGCGGGTGCGCCTTATACGCCAGGCACTATGGCCCCTGGTCATTACATGTAGAACCTGGGCATTTTCGCGAAACCCCCAAACTAACAAATTCATCTACGCCTGGAGGGATCATCGCACGCATTCATTCCGCATCAGATGCCAAAGCCATCCTGAAGTCAAAAAAGCCAGCCGTCCTTCTCGAACCATCCAACTCTGATCCAGAGCTGACGAGCATCTACGAGAAATTTCACGAAATCAGAACGGATTCCAAAAACATCGCCGATATGGCTGCGGATCATCTTATCAGCCAAGGCCTGATGCAATTTGCTTTTTACGGTCAAAACAACTGCCCCTGGTCACAGGGGCGGCAGGAAGTCTTCACATCCTATCTTGAATCACAATCTCTCTCCTGCTCCGTCTTCAATGAAGACCATGACAAAACAAATAATCAGCGACTGAAACAATGGCTATTGTCATTGCCTCATCCCACCGGCCTCATGGCTTGTAATGATATTTTGGGGCAGCAAGTCCTCAAAGCCTGTGCCGAAGCCAACCTGTCAGTCCCCGACCAAATATCTGTCATCGGCGTGGATAATGACGAACTGGTATGCGAGCTCTCCTCCCCCCCTCTGACCAGTATCGTTCTAGACACCAAAAATGCCGGTTACGAGGCAGCCAAACTCATCGATCAGCTGATGAGCGGCCATCTGCCGGAAAACAAACAAATCATCCCGGTTAAGGCCATCCGGGTAGAAGTTCGCAGATCCAGCGAGCCGGTGATCCAGGACGACCCACTCGTAGCAACAGCCATACGCTATATCAAAGACCACATCGCCCGCTTGGACGGGGTTCCGAACGTGTGTTCCCATGTCGGGGTTTCTCGCAGGACATTGGAACGTGCCTTCAATAGAAACCTGGATCACGGCATCTATGAGGAAATCAATCAACACCGCCTGACCCGAGCCAAAAACCTATTAGAAAAAACCGATTTGAAAATCCATCAAGTCGCCAAGGCTTCCGGTTTTGCTCACGTTCAACCGATGTCGCGCCTTTTCCACCTGAGAGAAAAATGCACGCCCTTGGAATACCGAGAAAAACACAGCTCCCAAAGCTAA
- a CDS encoding STAS-like domain-containing protein, with product MTKNPKCVINLVEDFSPYPGGRYEDNGPFSGEKFRTDILEPAMASSVVITVDLDGAAAIAPSFLDESFGVIMERIGKDKFDKKFIILLTDDPDAIDDLNEIRHRRFKK from the coding sequence ATGACAAAGAACCCAAAATGCGTTATTAATCTTGTTGAAGATTTTAGCCCTTATCCTGGTGGCAGATACGAGGATAATGGGCCGTTCTCTGGTGAGAAATTTAGAACCGATATTTTGGAGCCAGCTATGGCATCCAGTGTAGTCATAACGGTTGATTTAGACGGAGCGGCAGCGATAGCACCTTCTTTCTTGGATGAATCTTTTGGTGTTATTATGGAGAGAATAGGCAAGGATAAATTTGATAAAAAATTTATAATTTTGCTAACCGATGACCCTGATGCCATTGATGATTTAAACGAGATTAGACACCGAAGGTTTAAGAAATGA